DNA from Desulfarculus baarsii DSM 2075:
TCGCTATCGGCGAGGCGAGGAGCGGCGTTGAAAATCGACTCGACCATTGTTAGCCGTGCTATGATAAAGAACTCGCAGGGGAGGGGCCATGTTCGGGGCAATCGGTCGGCGGCTCGACGACGAGGAAATGCGCCGTATCTTGGCGCAATGCAAGGCGATCGCCATCGTTGGGCTGTCGCCGAGGGCCGAGCGCGACAGCAACATGGTCGCCCGCTATCTGCAAGGGGCCGGATACCAGATCATCCCGATCAATCCGGCCGAGGAAAGCATTCTGGGCCAACGCTGCTACCCCGACTTGCTATCCGTGCCACAACACATCGATATTGTTGATGTGTTTCGTCGGCCAGACGCCGTTGGCCCCATCGCCAGCCAGGCCGTGGCTTGCGGCGCTGGAGCTCTTTGGCTGCAGCTGGGCGTGAGCAACCAGCCGGCCGAGGACCAGGCCCGAGCGGCCGGCTTGGCGGTTATCAGCGACAGTTGCATCAAGGTCGAACACATGCGTTTGCTTGGTCGGGCCAATGATGCGCTATTATGACAAAGATCGGCCCGGCCCACGGCAAGGGCCCCAGGCGACGGGTTTCTGGCGTCGGGCGCGCCTGCGGGCGCGGGCGATCCTGTTTGGTCGGGTCTCGCGGGAGATGGTCTTGTGGCTGGGCGCGGCGTTGATCGTCCTGGCCTTGGCCCTGGCCCTGCTGGGGTTGAGCAATCTGGCCGGCGGGCGCTACCAGCCGGTGCACGACCCGGCCGCGCAGATGATGATTCGGCGCTAATTGTTAATCATCGCCGAAATGGCTGCCGATAGGTTGATCATGAAAACAATGCTACGCCTCAGCATCGCTTCGTTGTTTTGCTTGGCCGCGCTGCTCGCCGGCTGCGCCGACGGGACCACGCCCATCACCACCAGGGCCATTGAGGAGCGCTACCTGGGCATGGGCGAAGCGGTGCGCATGTACGAATACGGCGAGTTGTTGTTGGCCGATGGCCGCTACAAAGAGGCCTACACCGCTTTTTTGAGCGCCGAGCAAAACGCCTACACCAGCGACCTGCGTGAGGCCGCCCGCAAGCGCCGCATGTGGCTGGGCGAATCGATAAAGGCCATGGAGGCTGGCGGCCAGCCCTTGCCGCCGCCGGCGGACCTGGGCGAAAAACCCGATTTGCGCGCCGCCGCGCCCCAGAGGCCGTCCACATCGCCGTCCACGACCATGCTGGAGCCGCCCCTGGAAAGCCAGCAACTCTTGCCGGGCCTTCGCCCCGGCGACCCGCCGATCATCATCCCCGCCGCGCCAGCCAGCCCGCGCTGAGGCGTGCCGCGCGTCAGGTTCAGGCGTTGAGCGCCGCCTTGACGTCGGGCCTGTATTTTTCGTGGATGTCGTCGAAGGCCACGGGGACGCGGTCTTTCAGTTCGGCCAGCAACGGCAGCATGACCTGCCTGATCTGGGGGTGCGACGGCTTTCCGCAGCGCAGATCCAGCACGTGCCGCCACTCGCGCAGATTGGCCGTCATCACCACTTCGGTTTTCAGGCTGTTGGGCAGGACGCTACGCGCCTCCTGAGGTTTGGCGCCCATGGTCAACAGCGTCAGGTAGGCCGCCTCGGCTTGTCGCATGGACTGGAGCCACAATCCGTAGGCCTCGGAGTCCTCCGGCCAGAAAGGCGGCTTGATCACCGTGATTTCGTTGCCGAACTTGTCTTTGGCGTAATTGGCGTAACGGGTGCTTTCCTGGCTGAAGGAGGCCAGGCGATGCCGCACCAACTCGTGGGATACGCCGCGATCGCAGACAAAGCGCACCGTGCAACTGGAGTGCTCCAGCACGCTGTGGTGCTTGGACGCAATGATGCGACCGACAAAGGCGTCGGCCGAGTCGGCGGACATCATGTCTTCGGATTTGTAACAGGTGCGCCCGGCCAGCTCGATGAGTTTGAGCACGGACGCGCCGTCGGGCAGGCTGAGAATCTGGTGGTAGGGCTCGATAATCCTCATTGGCGCTTTCAAGCGGCGGGCCGTCATCCTTGGCGGCCCGCCACCCGGCTACTGACGCGTGGTCAGATAATTTTTCACCGCTGGCGAATCAAGCTGGACCAGCATGTCTTTCATTGCCGGCCATTGCCGGCCGATGGCCTTGTCGGCGATCTCCAGCATCATGCTTTGCAGCAGGGGATCGCCTTTGAGCTTTTGCACCAGGGCGTCGGCCACCTGCCCCCGAATCCGGGTCGCGTCGGCGGATTCGGCCGTCGCGGCTGACCGGGCGCCGGGCCCCTGTTTGGTTTTGGACCTGAGCGGCGGCAGCATGGCGCTGGCGGCGAACTCCAGAATGGTCCTGTCCATCTCGTCGATGGCCATGTCGGTGAACAAGCTGGTGTCGTCGAGCAACCGCCTGACTTGTTCGGGGGTCAGGCGCTGGCTGGCCGGCATTTCCTCGGCATCGTCGAAGCCCAGAATCCTGGCGCGGTATTGGTTGAACAAGTTGGCCCTGACTTCGTCGTCAAACAATTCGTCGTGCAGCAGCTTGACTTCACTGGCGGTGTAGGTGACAGGCCTGACCAGCGACAAAAGCTCGATGGCCGCGTCGGCCTTGGCCTGGAGAGTGTTCTTTTGCCTGGCGACCCTCTGGGCCATGGCGATGCGGCGATACTCGGGAACCAGCTTCCACGAGGGATCGCGGGCGATCATGTCGGCCAGATCGGCTATCGCCTTGGCGCCCTGGGCCTTGCCCACCGCCACGCCGTAATAGCCGAAACCGTCGCCGCCCTCGAACAGCTCCCGCTGGCTGACCGCACCGAGCTTGATGCGGGTCTGGTAGCTGCGTTTGACGATCAGCAGGGTTTGTCCTTTGTCGATCAGGAAGACGTCGGCCTGCAAGGAAGTGACGATGTTGGTGCTGGGCATGACATAGCCGCCCATGTCGACTTGGCCCTTGGTGGCCACGTTGGTGGCGGCATAAACTGGCAACAGAGCCCCGTTGGCGAGGACTTGCGGCACCCGATAGGCATTGGAGCCGGCCTCCTCGATGCCGAAAGCGTTGACCACGACCTTGAGGCTAAGCGGAGCGCTTTCGTCGTTGGACACCGACGCCGAAGGCAGGTCGGCGAACAGCTTGGTGGCCGCCAAATCGGCGCGGAGTTGGCTGGTGATTTCCGGCGCGAAAATGCGGACGTTGTAATTGGGCGCTTCCCACGTGCCTTCTTCCCAGGTGCGCTTGTCGATCACCGTGGGCATTTCGGTCGCCGCGTCGATGCTCATTACCGGGCCGCGCAGGGGGTCGCGGGCCTCGCGCTGTATCTTCAGGTACGCGCAGCCAGTCGACGCAAGGGAAATGGCTGCGATGGCCACAATAAAAAACAGCTTTGCCAAGCCGAGCTTCACCGCATCCTCCTACCGTGGATAGAGTTCTGCCCGAGGCTAAACTCAATGCCCCCATCTTGTCAAGAAAGGGTTGCTTGGCCGGGCCAGAAAAGCGATGTCAGCGCCCCGCTCAGTGATGCCGATAGTGGCGGATTAGCCCGGCCACCACGCCAAGCACCCGCACGTCCTCATGCCGCAGGATGATCGGCTCCATGCCCGGGTTGGCTGGTTGAAGCCTGATGTGGTCGCGCTCCAGATAAAATTTCTTCAGCGTCACGTCACTTTGGTTGATCAGCGCCACGACCATTTGCCCGTTTTCGGCCGTTTGACGCTCCTCGACGACGATCACGTCGCCCGGCGCGATGTGTTCGTCGATCATCGACGTGCCGCGCACTTCCAGGGCGAAGGTGCGGAAACGCCCCACCATGTCCTTGGGGATGGCGATGGCGCGCTCCTCGGGCACGGCCTCGATGGGCATGCCCGCGGCCACCACGCCCATAAACGGTATCTCCACATCCTGGATGTCGATTTCCTCGAAACCAATGTCGCACAGACGCATGACGCCCTCCGTTGCTATTTTTGTATAGCATACGTGTGGCTAATATAGCGGTCAAGCGAAAAGCGACTGAATGCTTCTTGTGGAGCCCGCTGAAGGTTGTTATATTTCATGCATGATCATTGATGTGCATACCCATATCTTTCCGCCGGAAGTGATCGCCGATCGCGGCCGCTTCCTGGATGGCGAGCCGGCCTTCGCCGCCATCTACGCCGACCCGCAGGCCCCCATGGTCGATGGCCCCGGCTTGGTGCGAGCCATGGACGCCGACGGTGTGGACGTCTCGTGGGCCATGGGTTTCCCGTGGGTCAAGCGCGAAAACGCCCGCCTGCACAACGACTACCTGGCCCAGGCCGTGGCCGGGAGCGGCGGTCGCCTGCGGGGCATGGCCTGCGTGCGGCCGCCGGCCGACTGGGCCCTGGCCGAGGCCGAACGCGCCCTGGCCGCCGGCCTGCACGGCCTGGGCGAACTGGCCTTCTACGACTCCGACCTGGATAACCAGAGCCTCAACCCGCTCTGCGCCCTCTGCGCCGAGGCCGACAAACCCTTGCTCTTGCACACCAACGAGCCCGTCGGCCACATCTACCCCGGCAAAGCGCCCATGACCTTGGCCGCCCTTTATCGCCTGGTCAAGGACAACCCGCGCACCAAACTCGTCCTGGCCCACATGGCCGGCGGATTGTTCTTTTACGCCCTGCTCAAAAAAGAAGTGAGCGCGGTTTTGGCCAATGTCTGGCTGGACACGGCGGCCAGCCCGTTTTTGTACAAGCCCCGCGCCTATGGTTTGGCCGTCGAACTATTGGGCGCGGACAAATTGCTATATGGTTCCGATTATCCTTTGCTGCGCCTGCCGCGTTACAAAAAAGAATTCAGCGCCCCCGACAGCGGCCTGGACGACTCCACATTGGCGTTGGTTCTGGGCCGCTCGGCCAGTCGTTTGATCGCCTGACTTTTCGCTTTTTTCCCATGCCCGCATCACGGCGCGAGTCATATCGCGTGTCGCTAATTATATCTGTCTTCTATAAAACACATTGGTAAGTTTTAGTCGTAATAAAGGTTGTACGGCTGGCCGGTTTTGCGCGACCTTGGCGAGTGTGGTCGCGCAACGATTTGCCATCACTATCATTCAGCGTTGAATATGAATCGGCGATGGCGTGTGGGAGTTGTCCGATTATTTACTTGAACTAAGGCACAAACAAAATGCTAGCATAATAGTAAAGAGCAATTGGCGTGCGGGCCGCCCCAG
Protein-coding regions in this window:
- a CDS encoding CoA-binding protein; this translates as MFGAIGRRLDDEEMRRILAQCKAIAIVGLSPRAERDSNMVARYLQGAGYQIIPINPAEESILGQRCYPDLLSVPQHIDIVDVFRRPDAVGPIASQAVACGAGALWLQLGVSNQPAEDQARAAGLAVISDSCIKVEHMRLLGRANDALL
- a CDS encoding outer membrane protein assembly factor BamD, with the translated sequence MKTMLRLSIASLFCLAALLAGCADGTTPITTRAIEERYLGMGEAVRMYEYGELLLADGRYKEAYTAFLSAEQNAYTSDLREAARKRRMWLGESIKAMEAGGQPLPPPADLGEKPDLRAAAPQRPSTSPSTTMLEPPLESQQLLPGLRPGDPPIIIPAAPASPR
- the thyX gene encoding FAD-dependent thymidylate synthase — its product is MRIIEPYHQILSLPDGASVLKLIELAGRTCYKSEDMMSADSADAFVGRIIASKHHSVLEHSSCTVRFVCDRGVSHELVRHRLASFSQESTRYANYAKDKFGNEITVIKPPFWPEDSEAYGLWLQSMRQAEAAYLTLLTMGAKPQEARSVLPNSLKTEVVMTANLREWRHVLDLRCGKPSHPQIRQVMLPLLAELKDRVPVAFDDIHEKYRPDVKAALNA
- the lexA gene encoding transcriptional repressor LexA codes for the protein MRLCDIGFEEIDIQDVEIPFMGVVAAGMPIEAVPEERAIAIPKDMVGRFRTFALEVRGTSMIDEHIAPGDVIVVEERQTAENGQMVVALINQSDVTLKKFYLERDHIRLQPANPGMEPIILRHEDVRVLGVVAGLIRHYRHH
- a CDS encoding amidohydrolase family protein, giving the protein MIIDVHTHIFPPEVIADRGRFLDGEPAFAAIYADPQAPMVDGPGLVRAMDADGVDVSWAMGFPWVKRENARLHNDYLAQAVAGSGGRLRGMACVRPPADWALAEAERALAAGLHGLGELAFYDSDLDNQSLNPLCALCAEADKPLLLHTNEPVGHIYPGKAPMTLAALYRLVKDNPRTKLVLAHMAGGLFFYALLKKEVSAVLANVWLDTAASPFLYKPRAYGLAVELLGADKLLYGSDYPLLRLPRYKKEFSAPDSGLDDSTLALVLGRSASRLIA